A genome region from Fundulus heteroclitus isolate FHET01 unplaced genomic scaffold, MU-UCD_Fhet_4.1 scaffold_55, whole genome shotgun sequence includes the following:
- the LOC110366557 gene encoding G-protein coupled receptor family C group 6 member A-like, whose translation MWKKVLCTMFLLKLLVTLMSVFHSSSKNNYLHVYSPGDIMIGGLFPIHQQKNTTKDSGLISCDEFNIQTLLRTQVMIYAIQEINQRSPRLLPNLTLGYDIYDTCGDVSLAIRAALQLLKNQSDPQMCLIPSSIKSSLPEPETKVVIGERYSELSIAVARIFALPSVTQISYASTSELLSKKYKFPTFLRTVSSDRYQTTAICELVKYFSWQSVAIVGSDDEYGKYGTDSLKKLFGENNICVDFVEILPGNFSENSSTAGDLIEKINVSKAEAIIMFTKDRNVRIVLEGVIKKKMNRTWIGGDTWSTSPEISKIEGIESIGPVFGFIFKQNDVPGFQDYISSEFNGSTKSFLSHYQLSPKNFEDGTECNMTSSQSCLHYYIDRDESYSIYLAVQVIAEGLRGLLRCDNGSCERTNFTTTELFNEIKKINITVNNTNIHFDMNGDPSLGYDVMFWNPSKSKGGVDIRKIGEYWPNKNILLNEDFSQWRKNEAVSVFNCYKKCKPGERLISKDGTCCYKCITCSPDEYTFGNDTTCMKCKEGQYAPENQRDTCVNKTEVFLEWTDPFSIILSTMAVFAIVATVFSAIIIRINRGTPIVKAIGGCLCFVEMASLLLGFSLTFTFIGKPTPNSCLGIPLFGISFSLCISCILANLIQILHGFSFDPRVSSKIKKLNHPVALVIIISGVQVAVSLAWLLVLPPSPEKMQKSTKILYQCVIYEDSSKFFAATIVYNSFWGFVCFIFAFKGRELPDIYKNASLITVSMVLFLIIWIVFLPIFLTLEGKYKPAINSAAILISCFSILACHLAPKCYIMLFRKEINNQNAISEYIRKHYERKDISVITS comes from the exons atgtggaagaaggtgctctg CACCATGTTTTTGCTGAAGTTACTTGTAACTTTGATGAGTGTGTTTCACTCTAGctccaaaaataattatttgcacGTGTACAGTCCTGGAGACATCATGATTGGAGGTCTTTTTCCTATtcaccaacaaaaaaacacaacaaaagatTCTGGTCTAATCTCTTGTGACGA ATTTAATATCCAAACGCTGCTTCGCACCCAAGTGATGATCTACGCCATCCAAGAAATAAACCAACGCTCGCCGAGACTGCTGCCCAACCTCACGCTTGGATATGACATCTATGATACTTGTGGAGACGTCAGCCTGGCCATcagagcagctctgcagctgctAAAGAACCAGTCAGACCCTCAGATGTGTCTCATACCTTCATCCATCAAATCCTCCTTACCTGAACCCGAGACAAAGGTGGTTATTGGAGAGAGGTACTCCGAGTTATCCATAGCCGTTGCACGGATATTTGCTCTACCATCAGTCACCCAG ATTAGTTATGCATCAACCAGTGAGCTGCTCAGCAAAAAATATAAGTTCCCCACCTTCCTAAGGACTGTTTCCAGTGACAGATATCAGACAACAGCCATTTGTGAGCTGGTGAAGTACTTTTCATGGCAATCAGTGGCCATTGTGGGAAGTGATGATGAATATGGGAAGTACGGCACTGATAGCCTCAAGAAGTTGTTCGGGGAGAATAACATCTGTGTTGATTTTGTAGAGATTCTCCCTGGTAACTTCAGTGAAAACTCTTCAACAGCAGGAGATCTGATAGAAAAAATAAACGTTTCTAAGGCTGAGGCCATCATCATGTTCACCAAAGACAGAAATGTTCGCATCGTCCTTGAaggagttattaaaaaaaagatgaacagaacctggattGGAGGTGACACCTGGTCCACTTCTCCTGAGATCTCTAAAATAGAAGGCATCGAAAGCATCGGACCAGTTTTTGGATTCATCTTTAAACAGAACGATGTTCCCGGTTTTCAAGATTACATCAGCTCTGAGTTTAATGGAAGTACAAAGTCCTTTTTGAGTCATTACCAACTTTCCCCAAAAAACTTTGAAGATGGTACTGAATGTAACATGACTTCCAGCCAAAGCTGCCTGCACTACTACATTGACCGTGATGAATCCTACAGCATCTACCTGGCTGTCCAGGTCATTGCTGAGGGCCTCAGGGGCTTGCTAAGATGTGACAATGGAAGCTGTGAACGGACCAATTTCACCACCACTGAG CTATTCAATGAAATCAAGAAAATCAACATCACTGTTAACAACACAAACATCCACTTCGATATGAACGGGGATCCCAGTTTGGGATATGACGTAATGTTTTGGAACCCATCCAAGTCCAAAGGAGGTGTTGACATAAGAAAAATCGGAGAATACTGGCCaaacaagaacattttgttAAATGAAGATTTCTCCCAGTGGAGAAAGAATGAGGCT GTGTCTGTGTTTAACTGctacaaaaaatgtaaaccagGAGAAAGGCTGATATCAAAAGATGGAACATGCTGCTATAAGTGCATCACCTGTTCACCTGATGAGTATACATTTGGAAATG ATACAACGTGTATGAAATGTAAGGAGGGGCAGTACGCACCAGAAAACCAAAGGGATACTTGTGTGAATAAAACTGAAGTATTTCTCGAGTGGACAGACCCCTTCTCCATCATTCTGAGCACAATGGCTGTCTTTGCGATAGTTGCTACTGTTTTCAGTGCTATCATCATCCGAATCAACCGTGGAACTCCCATTGTTAAGGCAATTGGAGGTTGCTTGTGTTTCGTGGAGATGGCCTCCTTGCTTCTTGGGTTTAGCCTTACTTTCACCTTTATAGGAAAACCCACTCCAAATTCCTGTCTAGGCATTCCTCTCTTTGGCATCAGTTTCTCCCTTTGCATCTCCTGCATCCTGGCAAACTTAATCCAGATCCTGCATGGTTTTAGCTTTGACCCGAGGGTTTCCTCTAAGATTAAGAAACTTAATCATCCAGTGGCTTTAGTCATCATCATCTCTGGTGTGCAGGTGGCTGTGTCCTTGGCCTGGTTACTTGTTCTCCCACCTAGTCCTGAAAAGATGCAAAAGAGTACAAAAATATTGTACCAGTGTGTCATATACGAAGATTCCTCAAAGTTCTTTGCAGCCACAATAGTCTACAACTCTTTCTGgggctttgtgtgttttatctTTGCATTCAAAGGTAGAGAGCTACCCGACATTTACAAAAACGCCTCGTTAATCACTGTGAGCatggttctgtttttaattatatGGATTGTTTTCCTCCCAATCTTTCTCACTTTAGAAGGAAAGTACAAGCCAGCTATAAACAGCGCAGCCATTCTCATTTCGTGCTTCAGCATCCTTGCCTGCCACTTGGCCCCCAAATGTTACATTATGCTGTTCAGGAAAGAGATTAATAATCAGAATGCTATCAGCGAGTACATTAGAAAACATTACGAGAGGAAGGACATCTCAGTGATTACATCATGA